Proteins encoded in a region of the Dehalococcoidia bacterium genome:
- a CDS encoding PhnD/SsuA/transferrin family substrate-binding protein, whose product MRITTCQAPNSDHIVLGLHEYLKDQLGKPLELVIDMPWQDRAKMLYDGEIDIAWICGLPYTRHTDAGTAAYELLATPARNAKRYLNRPVFFSDLVIRADSDAQVLTDLRGATVAYNEPESFSGYTALRAHIASIDEHELFDKVYEAGSHEEALELIKTSVVDVAAIDSTVLEMQEAINPSSVRGLKVLRSLGPYPGPPLVISKRLPKSIRETIRTAVLNMHNNSLGRQLLEQGMLSRFMEVNDNDYDIIRNLDQVSRQVTDWSHRTHMNNLPSLNELRG is encoded by the coding sequence GTGCGTATTACTACATGCCAAGCACCAAACAGTGATCACATCGTCCTTGGTCTCCATGAGTACCTTAAAGACCAATTGGGTAAACCACTTGAACTCGTGATAGATATGCCATGGCAAGACCGTGCAAAAATGCTCTATGACGGGGAAATAGATATCGCATGGATATGTGGGCTGCCATACACAAGGCATACTGATGCAGGTACCGCAGCATATGAATTGCTAGCAACACCTGCCCGCAATGCAAAACGCTACCTCAATAGACCAGTTTTTTTCTCTGATTTAGTAATACGTGCAGACAGTGACGCTCAAGTACTTACTGACCTACGGGGTGCTACTGTTGCATATAACGAGCCCGAGTCATTCTCAGGCTACACTGCACTACGTGCTCATATTGCGTCGATTGATGAGCACGAGTTGTTTGACAAGGTTTATGAAGCAGGCTCTCATGAAGAAGCATTGGAATTAATAAAAACTAGCGTCGTTGATGTAGCTGCCATTGATAGCACAGTACTTGAAATGCAAGAAGCAATAAACCCATCAAGTGTGAGAGGACTCAAAGTTCTTCGCTCTCTTGGACCATATCCTGGCCCTCCTCTTGTCATTAGTAAAAGATTACCGAAGAGCATTCGGGAAACGATTCGCACGGCAGTACTAAACATGCATAATAATTCTTTAGGTCGGCAATTATTAGAGCAAGGGATGCTTTCAAGGTTCATGGAAGTGAATGATAACGATTACGACATTATACGTAATTTAGACCAAGTCAGTCGCCAAGTAACAGATTGGAGCCACCGAACGCATATGAATAATCTACCATCATTGAATGAGTTGAGGGGGTAG